A single genomic interval of Ramlibacter sp. harbors:
- a CDS encoding DUF427 domain-containing protein produces MKAVWNDTVIAESDDTVVVEGNHYFPESALNRDYVTFSNHKTMCAWKGQASYYSLIVNGELNADAVWYYPDPKPDAEMVRGRVAFWKGVKVGA; encoded by the coding sequence ATGAAAGCCGTCTGGAACGATACCGTGATCGCCGAGAGCGACGACACCGTGGTGGTCGAGGGCAACCACTACTTTCCCGAAAGCGCGCTGAACCGCGACTACGTGACCTTCAGCAACCACAAGACCATGTGCGCCTGGAAAGGACAGGCCAGCTACTACTCGCTGATCGTCAACGGCGAGCTCAATGCCGACGCCGTCTGGTACTACCCCGACCCCAAGCCCGACGCCGAAATGGTCCGCGGCCGCGTGGCATTCTGGAAGGGCGTGAAGGTCGGCGCCTGA
- a CDS encoding 2OG-Fe dioxygenase family protein has product MLLTPAYTYPSQLVTFLRQQGYAVLSPAGVCELAGCRPEELQALTPGWDDLPPDEYLKDGGRYRRRRHSCFSLAQGQLLPVPHRAHWQPVEYNALHGGMQRWFEPMAAQTVAQPGWSKLLRAIGRVCSEFKGERPWSVEAHQFRIDTADGIGRPTPEGAHRDGVDLVAVLLVGRHGIKGGETRVFETQGPNGQRFTLTEPWTLLLLDDERVIHESTPIQPEDGHGHRDTLVLTYRAGGFQGD; this is encoded by the coding sequence ATGCTGCTGACGCCCGCCTACACCTACCCGTCCCAACTCGTCACCTTCCTGCGCCAGCAGGGCTATGCCGTGCTGAGCCCGGCCGGTGTGTGCGAACTGGCCGGATGCCGGCCCGAAGAACTGCAGGCGCTGACGCCGGGCTGGGACGACCTGCCCCCGGACGAATACCTCAAGGACGGCGGCCGCTACCGGCGGCGTCGCCATTCCTGCTTCAGCCTGGCACAGGGCCAACTGCTGCCCGTGCCGCACCGCGCGCACTGGCAGCCGGTGGAATACAACGCGCTGCATGGCGGCATGCAGCGCTGGTTTGAACCCATGGCGGCGCAGACCGTGGCGCAGCCTGGCTGGAGCAAGCTGCTGCGCGCCATTGGCCGTGTCTGCAGCGAATTCAAGGGCGAGCGGCCCTGGTCGGTGGAGGCGCACCAGTTCCGCATTGACACCGCCGACGGCATTGGCCGGCCCACGCCCGAGGGCGCCCACCGCGACGGCGTGGACCTGGTGGCGGTGCTGCTGGTGGGGCGTCACGGCATCAAGGGCGGCGAGACCCGCGTGTTCGAGACCCAGGGCCCCAACGGCCAGCGCTTCACCCTGACCGAACCGTGGACGCTGCTGCTGCTGGACGACGAGCGCGTGATCCACGAGTCCACGCCGATCCAGCCCGAGGACGGGCATGGCCACCGCGACACGCTGGTGCTGACCTACCGCGCGGGCGGCTTCCAGGGCGACTGA
- a CDS encoding NADP-dependent oxidoreductase, with protein MSATTTLTNHQVRLAQRPTGTPGRECWSFTEEPVAEPAAGGVLVKTLALSLDPAMRGWMNEGKSYIPPVGIGEVMRAGGIGKVVASANPKFAVGDMVSASLGVQEYCLVPEDQVKRSGMFKIDLRAGTMTQWMNVLGMPGMTGYFGLMDVGMPKPGETVVVSGAAGAVGQTVGQLAKIKGCRVVGIAGGRAKCDWVVNELGFDACIDYKAGNVKAGLKEHCPKGVDIYFDNVGGDILDDVLARIGRGARIIICGAISQYNNTTPVQGPKNYLSLLVNRARMEGIVVFDYADRYHLAVAEMAGYLKDGRMKSKEDIVEGLETFPEALIKLFTGANFGKLVLKVAEA; from the coding sequence ATGTCCGCAACCACCACCCTCACCAACCACCAGGTCCGTCTGGCCCAGCGCCCCACGGGCACGCCCGGGCGTGAATGCTGGAGCTTCACCGAAGAACCCGTGGCCGAGCCGGCCGCCGGCGGCGTGCTGGTCAAGACCCTGGCGCTGTCGCTGGACCCGGCCATGCGCGGCTGGATGAATGAGGGCAAGAGCTACATCCCGCCCGTGGGCATTGGTGAAGTCATGCGCGCCGGTGGCATTGGCAAGGTGGTGGCTTCGGCCAACCCGAAGTTCGCCGTGGGCGACATGGTCTCGGCCAGCCTGGGCGTGCAGGAATACTGCCTGGTGCCCGAAGACCAGGTCAAGCGCAGCGGCATGTTCAAGATCGACCTGCGCGCCGGCACCATGACGCAGTGGATGAACGTGCTGGGCATGCCCGGCATGACCGGCTACTTCGGCCTGATGGATGTGGGCATGCCCAAGCCGGGCGAGACCGTGGTGGTCTCGGGCGCGGCGGGCGCCGTCGGCCAGACCGTGGGCCAGCTCGCCAAGATCAAGGGCTGCCGCGTGGTGGGCATTGCCGGCGGGCGCGCCAAGTGCGACTGGGTGGTGAACGAGCTGGGCTTTGACGCCTGCATCGACTACAAGGCCGGCAACGTGAAGGCCGGCCTCAAGGAACACTGCCCCAAGGGCGTGGACATCTACTTTGACAACGTGGGCGGCGACATCCTGGACGACGTGCTGGCCCGCATTGGCCGCGGCGCGCGCATCATCATCTGCGGCGCCATCAGCCAGTACAACAACACCACGCCCGTGCAGGGCCCCAAGAACTACCTGAGCCTGCTGGTCAACCGCGCGCGCATGGAAGGCATTGTGGTGTTCGACTACGCCGACCGCTACCACCTTGCGGTGGCCGAGATGGCCGGCTACCTCAAGGACGGCCGCATGAAGAGCAAGGAAGACATCGTGGAAGGCCTGGAGACCTTCCCCGAGGCGCTGATCAAGCTGTTCACGGGCGCCAACTTCGGCAAGCTGGTGCTCAAGGTCGCCGAGGCCTGA
- a CDS encoding glycine zipper 2TM domain-containing protein: MTPPGQQPGWGERLRHSKALIPTVAVLGVTTLALAATLVSNRIGAQDGAPQDTMTLSQSAPAKPGSQTPAKAAVPAPQRHVAAAPVCSTCGVVESVTAVQHQGQVNGIANSGVGLGAVAGGLVGGLLGNQVGGGNGKTAATVLGAAGGAYAGHAIEKNSKKYTSYQMRVRMADGSYRTIEQSGAIAAGTSVRVEGNSLRVAPASTSALTLAPSAA; encoded by the coding sequence ATGACGCCCCCCGGCCAGCAGCCGGGCTGGGGTGAGCGCCTGCGCCACAGCAAGGCACTGATCCCCACCGTGGCCGTGCTGGGCGTGACCACGCTGGCGCTCGCGGCCACGCTGGTCAGCAACCGCATCGGGGCGCAGGATGGGGCACCCCAGGACACCATGACCCTGAGCCAGTCCGCGCCCGCCAAGCCAGGCAGCCAGACCCCCGCGAAGGCGGCCGTGCCGGCGCCCCAGCGCCATGTGGCCGCCGCACCCGTGTGCAGCACCTGCGGCGTGGTGGAATCGGTGACCGCCGTGCAGCACCAGGGCCAGGTCAATGGCATTGCCAATTCGGGCGTGGGCCTGGGCGCCGTGGCCGGTGGCCTGGTTGGCGGCCTGCTGGGCAACCAGGTGGGCGGTGGCAACGGCAAGACGGCGGCGACCGTGCTGGGCGCCGCGGGCGGTGCCTATGCGGGCCACGCCATCGAGAAAAATTCCAAGAAGTACACCAGCTACCAGATGCGGGTGCGCATGGCCGATGGCTCCTACCGGACCATCGAGCAGTCGGGGGCCATCGCGGCCGGCACCAGCGTCAGGGTCGAGGGCAACAGCCTGCGGGTGGCGCCTGCCAGCACCTCGGCGCTGACCCTGGCGCCCAGCGCCGCCTGA
- a CDS encoding SDR family NAD(P)-dependent oxidoreductase, whose translation MTPHHLTILTGASRGMGLAMAGQLLDAGHHLLCISRKTSEALDAKARAAGLPCEQWPQDLARAESAAALLTTWLKTQDPGTLASVTLINNAGLLPRIAPLPEISTADLVEAMRVDLEAPMLLTGAFLGATADWACPRKVLNISSGLGRRAMAAQAAYCAAKAGMDHFSRCVALEEASRANGARICSLAPGVIDTDMQVQLRGASTASFPDIGNFIGLKDKGLLSSPEDAAAKVLGWLARPDFGANPVADVRDQ comes from the coding sequence ATGACCCCACACCACCTCACCATCCTCACCGGCGCCTCGCGCGGCATGGGCCTGGCCATGGCCGGCCAGCTGCTGGACGCTGGCCACCACCTGCTGTGCATCTCGCGCAAGACCAGCGAGGCGCTGGACGCGAAGGCGCGCGCGGCCGGGCTGCCCTGCGAGCAGTGGCCGCAGGACCTGGCCCGCGCCGAGTCCGCCGCCGCGCTGCTGACGACCTGGCTCAAGACCCAGGACCCGGGCACGCTGGCCTCGGTCACGCTGATCAACAACGCCGGCCTGCTGCCGCGCATTGCGCCGCTGCCCGAGATCAGCACCGCCGACCTCGTGGAAGCCATGCGCGTGGACCTGGAGGCCCCAATGCTGCTGACCGGCGCCTTCCTGGGCGCCACGGCCGACTGGGCCTGCCCGCGCAAGGTGCTGAACATCTCTTCGGGGCTGGGCCGGCGCGCCATGGCCGCCCAGGCCGCCTACTGCGCGGCCAAGGCCGGCATGGACCATTTCAGCCGCTGCGTGGCGCTGGAAGAGGCCAGCCGCGCCAACGGCGCGCGCATCTGCTCGCTGGCGCCCGGCGTGATCGACACCGACATGCAGGTGCAGCTGCGTGGCGCGAGCACCGCCAGCTTCCCCGACATCGGCAACTTCATCGGCCTGAAGGACAAGGGCCTGCTGAGCTCACCCGAGGACGCCGCGGCCAAGGTGCTGGGCTGGCTGGCCCGGCCCGATTTCGGCGCCAACCCGGTGGCCGACGTGCGCGATCAGTAG
- a CDS encoding SDR family NAD(P)-dependent oxidoreductase, which yields MAAIASPVALITGASSGIGEALARCFAQAGHDLVLVARSADKLAALAQALSAEQGVRAWVEPADLSQPDAAARLAAALRRKRRRIDVLVNCAGVLSQGSFAAMKPAVHAQMIDLNMAGLTAMLAHLLPPMVARGSGRVLNVASIAAFQPVPTLATYAASKAYVLSLTESLAEELRGTGVTVTALCPGITATHMLSSATQANARLGQLPGFLIGDVDDVARQGFEACLKGEVICVPGVVNRAAMLASRGSPKWLVRRLGGLMGRKAL from the coding sequence ATGGCTGCCATCGCTTCCCCCGTTGCCCTGATCACGGGCGCCTCGTCCGGCATTGGCGAGGCGCTGGCCCGCTGCTTTGCCCAGGCCGGTCACGACCTGGTGCTGGTGGCGCGCAGCGCCGACAAGCTCGCCGCGCTCGCGCAGGCCCTGTCGGCCGAACAGGGGGTCAGGGCCTGGGTCGAGCCGGCCGACCTGTCGCAACCCGACGCCGCCGCGCGGCTCGCGGCCGCGCTCAGGCGCAAGCGCCGCCGCATCGATGTGCTGGTCAACTGCGCGGGCGTGCTGTCGCAAGGCAGCTTTGCCGCGATGAAGCCGGCCGTGCATGCGCAGATGATCGACCTGAACATGGCCGGGCTCACCGCGATGCTCGCGCATCTGTTGCCGCCCATGGTGGCGCGCGGCAGTGGCCGGGTGCTCAACGTGGCGTCGATCGCCGCCTTCCAGCCCGTGCCCACGCTGGCCACCTACGCGGCCAGCAAGGCCTATGTGCTGTCGCTCACCGAGTCGCTGGCCGAGGAGCTGCGCGGCACGGGCGTGACCGTGACCGCGCTGTGCCCGGGCATCACCGCCACCCACATGCTCAGCAGCGCCACCCAGGCCAACGCGCGGCTGGGCCAACTGCCGGGCTTCCTGATCGGCGATGTGGACGACGTGGCCCGCCAGGGCTTCGAGGCCTGCCTCAAGGGCGAGGTGATCTGCGTGCCCGGCGTGGTCAACCGCGCGGCCATGCTGGCCTCGCGCGGCAGCCCCAAGTGGCTGGTGCGCCGGCTGGGCGGTTTGATGGGCCGCAAGGCGCTTTGA
- a CDS encoding universal stress protein: MFKHILVPVDGSGTALIAADKAVTLAKAFGSRITLINVIDYYPFVGVGADYAFGQNEYMAAATASATKALAVASDAVKAQGLSCEQKTVEGHVVHEGILEAATSLGADLIIMGSHGRHGIEKLLLGSVTQRVLSHTTLPVLVVRG, encoded by the coding sequence ATGTTCAAGCACATACTGGTTCCGGTCGACGGATCGGGCACCGCGCTGATCGCGGCCGACAAGGCCGTGACGCTGGCCAAGGCCTTTGGCAGCCGCATCACCCTCATCAACGTGATCGATTACTACCCCTTTGTCGGCGTCGGCGCCGACTACGCCTTCGGCCAGAACGAATACATGGCCGCGGCCACGGCCAGCGCGACCAAGGCGCTGGCCGTGGCGAGCGATGCGGTCAAGGCCCAGGGCCTGTCCTGCGAGCAGAAAACCGTGGAGGGCCACGTGGTGCATGAGGGCATCCTGGAGGCCGCGACCTCGCTGGGCGCCGACCTGATCATCATGGGATCGCACGGGCGCCACGGCATCGAGAAGCTGCTGCTGGGCAGCGTCACGCAGCGCGTGCTGTCGCACACCACGCTGCCGGTGCTGGTGGTGCGCGGCTGA
- a CDS encoding intradiol ring-cleavage dioxygenase — MPPHPALPTRRTVTAALVALPAVWTGARAQAINGRRATPAQTEGPYYPVTVPPDSDPDLLRNGALPAYGAGQPIWLEGTVSDLQGQPVRGAQVEIWQCDEAGHYHHPGDGNRADPAFQGFGRVAVGPDGSYRFRTIKPVPYTGRTPHIHVKVRLARRELLTTQLYVAGEPGNERDFLWRQLPPQDRAALTRAFQPGPDGLHVNFPLIVTA, encoded by the coding sequence ATGCCCCCGCATCCTGCCTTGCCGACCCGGCGCACCGTGACGGCGGCGCTGGTGGCCCTGCCCGCGGTCTGGACCGGCGCCCGTGCCCAGGCCATCAACGGGCGCCGCGCCACCCCCGCGCAAACGGAAGGCCCGTACTACCCGGTCACGGTGCCGCCCGACTCAGACCCCGACCTGCTGCGCAACGGCGCGCTGCCAGCCTACGGCGCCGGCCAGCCGATCTGGCTGGAGGGCACGGTGTCCGACCTGCAGGGCCAGCCCGTGCGCGGCGCGCAGGTTGAAATCTGGCAATGCGACGAGGCCGGCCACTACCACCACCCGGGCGACGGCAACCGCGCCGACCCGGCCTTCCAGGGCTTTGGCCGGGTTGCCGTGGGCCCGGACGGCAGCTACCGCTTTCGCACCATCAAGCCCGTGCCCTACACCGGGCGGACCCCGCACATCCATGTGAAGGTGCGGCTCGCGCGCCGCGAGCTGCTGACGACCCAGCTCTATGTGGCCGGTGAGCCCGGCAACGAGCGCGACTTTCTCTGGCGCCAGCTGCCGCCCCAGGACCGCGCCGCGCTGACCCGCGCGTTCCAGCCCGGCCCCGACGGCTTGCACGTGAACTTTCCACTCATCGTCACGGCCTGA
- the egtD gene encoding L-histidine N(alpha)-methyltransferase, translating into MLSRALRPREARNPAVADQPGAADTAFAHDLKVALASQPRRISPKYFYDARGSALFDRICELPEYYPTRTESAILQAQARDIAAHMGPRAEIVEFGAGSCTKVRVLLDAMEAPARYLPIDISGEHLDAAAAGLRRDYPGLDVQPVVADYTQRLLLPAPVRGAGQRVGFFPGSTIGNFTPAEALHFLHTAAQVLRGGALLLGADLVKDPAVLHAAYNDAQGVTAAFNLNLLERANQELGCDFDLAQFAHHAFYNAPLQRIEMHLISRRRQQVRVGGEAFEFAEGETLHTENSHKFTIDGLRALASQAGFAPGPVWTDPGRLFSVHWLHAPQ; encoded by the coding sequence ATGCTGAGCCGTGCCCTGCGACCGCGCGAAGCCCGCAACCCCGCCGTGGCCGACCAGCCCGGCGCGGCGGATACCGCCTTTGCCCATGACCTCAAGGTGGCGCTGGCCTCGCAGCCGCGCCGCATCTCGCCCAAGTACTTTTACGACGCGCGTGGTTCGGCCCTGTTTGACCGGATCTGCGAACTGCCCGAGTACTACCCCACGCGCACCGAGTCGGCCATCCTGCAGGCGCAGGCGCGCGACATCGCCGCGCACATGGGGCCGCGCGCCGAGATCGTCGAGTTTGGCGCCGGCTCCTGTACCAAGGTGCGGGTGCTGCTGGACGCCATGGAAGCGCCCGCGCGCTACCTGCCCATCGACATCTCGGGCGAACACCTGGATGCCGCAGCCGCCGGCCTGCGCCGCGACTACCCCGGCCTGGATGTGCAGCCCGTGGTGGCCGACTACACCCAGCGCCTGCTGCTGCCCGCGCCGGTGCGCGGGGCGGGCCAGCGCGTGGGCTTTTTCCCGGGTTCGACCATCGGCAACTTCACGCCCGCCGAGGCCCTGCATTTCCTGCACACCGCGGCCCAGGTGCTGCGCGGCGGTGCCTTGCTGCTGGGGGCCGACCTGGTCAAGGACCCGGCCGTGCTGCATGCGGCCTACAACGACGCGCAGGGCGTCACGGCCGCGTTCAACCTCAACCTGCTGGAGCGGGCCAACCAGGAGCTGGGCTGCGACTTCGATCTGGCGCAGTTTGCCCACCACGCGTTCTACAACGCGCCGCTGCAACGCATCGAGATGCACCTGATCAGCCGCCGCCGGCAGCAGGTGCGCGTGGGCGGCGAGGCCTTTGAATTCGCCGAGGGCGAAACCCTGCACACCGAGAACTCGCACAAGTTCACCATCGATGGCCTGCGCGCGCTCGCGTCGCAGGCAGGTTTCGCGCCCGGACCGGTCTGGACCGACCCCGGGCGCCTCTTCAGCGTGCACTGGCTGCACGCGCCACAGTAG
- the egtB gene encoding ergothioneine biosynthesis protein EgtB gives MSMSLSSLSPSRPSPAHPVPPQRAAQMQRFAQVRAHSLALAAPLSAEDQCVQSMPDASPIKWHLAHTTWFFETVVLQAHAAGYQPFDAAYAYLFNSYYESLGPRHARPQRGLLTRPSQAEVLAYRAHVDDAVARFMAGADEAAWQAALPLLTLGLHHEQQHQELMLTDILHAFSCNPLLPACRADESPALRLASSTPALRWLARPGGTVNVGHAGDGFAFDNETPRHPVLLQPYEIADRLVTCGEYAQFVADGGYQQPQWWLSDGWAMVQARHWTAPAYWLAPHDPRADAPHWQVFGLHGVRALDDNEPVSQLSFYEAAAYAQWAGARLPTEFEWEAAVDAPGITQMTGHVWQWTRSSYDPYPGFRPLSGAVSEYNGKFMVGQVVLRGGSLATPAGHERPTYRNFFPPGARWQFSGLRLAREATC, from the coding sequence ATGTCCATGTCGCTCTCGTCCCTTTCCCCATCCCGGCCCTCACCGGCACACCCCGTCCCGCCCCAGCGCGCCGCGCAGATGCAGCGGTTTGCCCAGGTGCGGGCCCACAGCCTGGCCCTGGCGGCGCCGCTGTCGGCCGAAGACCAGTGCGTGCAGTCCATGCCCGACGCCAGCCCCATCAAGTGGCACCTGGCCCACACCACCTGGTTTTTCGAGACCGTGGTGCTGCAGGCCCACGCCGCGGGCTACCAGCCGTTTGACGCGGCCTATGCCTACCTTTTCAACTCGTACTACGAGTCGCTGGGCCCGCGCCACGCGCGGCCGCAGCGCGGCCTGCTGACGCGGCCGTCGCAGGCCGAGGTGCTGGCCTACCGCGCCCATGTCGATGACGCGGTGGCGCGCTTCATGGCCGGGGCCGACGAAGCCGCCTGGCAGGCCGCGCTGCCGCTGCTCACCCTGGGCCTGCACCATGAGCAGCAGCACCAGGAACTGATGCTCACCGACATCCTGCATGCGTTCTCGTGCAACCCGCTGCTGCCCGCCTGCCGCGCCGACGAAAGCCCCGCCTTGCGCCTGGCCAGCAGCACGCCCGCGCTGCGCTGGCTGGCCCGGCCCGGCGGCACCGTGAACGTGGGGCATGCGGGAGACGGTTTTGCCTTTGACAACGAAACCCCCAGGCACCCCGTGCTGCTGCAGCCCTACGAAATCGCCGACCGGCTCGTGACCTGCGGCGAGTACGCGCAGTTTGTGGCCGATGGCGGCTACCAGCAACCGCAGTGGTGGCTGTCGGACGGCTGGGCCATGGTGCAGGCCCGGCACTGGACGGCGCCGGCTTACTGGCTGGCGCCGCATGACCCGCGCGCCGATGCACCGCACTGGCAGGTGTTCGGGCTGCACGGTGTCCGCGCGCTCGACGACAACGAACCGGTCAGCCAGCTCAGCTTCTATGAAGCCGCGGCCTATGCGCAGTGGGCCGGCGCGCGCCTGCCCACCGAATTTGAATGGGAGGCTGCTGTGGATGCGCCGGGCATCACGCAGATGACCGGCCATGTCTGGCAATGGACGCGCTCCTCGTACGACCCGTACCCGGGCTTTCGCCCGCTGTCGGGCGCGGTCAGCGAGTACAACGGCAAGTTCATGGTGGGGCAGGTGGTGCTGCGCGGTGGCAGCCTGGCCACGCCCGCGGGCCACGAGCGGCCCACCTACCGCAACTTCTTTCCACCGGGGGCGCGCTGGCAGTTCAGCGGCCTGCGGCTGGCACGGGAGGCCACATGCTGA
- a CDS encoding RNA pseudouridine synthase, translating into MAKLSADGIIHADDGLVVADKPAGLLCVPGRGADKQDCLSARVQARFPDALVVHRLDMATSGLCVMARGAAAQRRLSMAFAQREVSKRYVAVVHGQLAAPPTADGWGTIDLPLIADWPNRPLSKVDPVHGKPSVTRWRVLAHDAAAGTTRLELEPVTGRSHQLRLHLQATGHPILGDTLYAPAAVQALAPRLLLHASAITLPDPHSGQPVSFRSPAPF; encoded by the coding sequence ATGGCGAAATTATCAGCGGACGGGATCATTCATGCGGACGACGGGCTGGTGGTGGCGGACAAGCCCGCCGGCCTGCTGTGCGTGCCCGGGCGCGGCGCCGACAAGCAGGACTGCCTGTCGGCACGGGTGCAGGCCCGCTTCCCCGACGCCCTGGTGGTGCACCGGCTCGACATGGCCACCTCGGGCCTGTGCGTGATGGCGCGCGGCGCGGCGGCCCAGCGCCGCCTGAGCATGGCGTTTGCCCAGCGTGAAGTGAGCAAGCGCTACGTTGCCGTGGTCCACGGCCAGCTGGCGGCGCCACCCACCGCTGACGGCTGGGGCACCATCGACCTGCCACTGATCGCCGACTGGCCCAACCGCCCGCTGAGCAAGGTCGACCCGGTCCATGGCAAACCCAGCGTCACCCGTTGGCGCGTGCTGGCGCATGACGCGGCGGCCGGCACCACCCGGCTGGAGCTCGAACCCGTGACCGGCCGCAGCCACCAGCTGCGCCTGCACCTGCAGGCCACGGGCCACCCCATCCTGGGCGATACCCTGTATGCACCCGCGGCCGTGCAGGCCCTGGCGCCGCGCCTGCTGCTGCACGCCAGCGCCATCACCCTGCCCGACCCGCACAGTGGCCAGCCCGTTTCGTTCCGCAGCCCCGCGCCGTTCTGA
- a CDS encoding CoA transferase produces the protein MTDPTTPASSNGLLAGMRVLDFGRFIAGPYCAALLGDHGADVIRIERVEGGEDRYVPPVADSGEGGLYLQMNRNKRCLTLDLASDEGRTIVRELVQTADVVVANLPPATLAKLGLDWDSIHALNPRVVLTLATAYGSTGPLAQQPGFDSVGQAMSGAMYMSGLPDAPVRANVNYVDIATAQACAMGTLAALWARERTGLGQQVEGSLLRSALIHGNSVLIEQAVRAPNRVPQGNRGYLGAPGDLFRTTTGWLVVQSVGQAMFDRWCAMVGRPELATEARYASDALRGRHSAEISAIMGAWCASRTRDEVLAALARARIPAGPVYSPQEALDDPHVQATGLLPQRPFGGMAGTYPLAPHPVDLSATPAGFHRPAPQLGEHTDEILAALGHSAAAIRGLRERGVV, from the coding sequence ATGACAGACCCCACCACCCCCGCCTCCTCCAACGGCCTGCTGGCCGGCATGCGCGTGCTGGACTTCGGCCGCTTCATCGCCGGCCCCTACTGCGCCGCGCTGCTGGGCGACCATGGCGCCGACGTGATCCGCATCGAGCGCGTGGAAGGCGGCGAAGACCGCTATGTGCCGCCGGTGGCCGACAGCGGCGAGGGCGGCCTGTACCTGCAGATGAACCGCAACAAGCGTTGCCTCACGCTGGACCTGGCCAGCGACGAAGGCCGCACCATCGTGCGCGAGCTGGTGCAGACCGCCGACGTGGTGGTGGCCAACCTGCCGCCGGCCACGCTGGCCAAGCTCGGGCTGGACTGGGACAGCATCCACGCACTCAACCCCCGCGTCGTGCTGACCCTGGCCACGGCGTACGGCAGCACCGGGCCGCTGGCCCAGCAGCCGGGCTTTGATTCGGTGGGCCAGGCCATGAGCGGCGCCATGTACATGTCGGGACTGCCCGATGCGCCGGTGCGCGCCAACGTCAACTATGTAGACATCGCCACCGCGCAGGCCTGCGCCATGGGCACGCTGGCCGCGCTGTGGGCCCGCGAGCGCACGGGGCTGGGCCAGCAGGTGGAAGGCTCGCTGCTGCGCTCGGCGCTGATCCACGGCAATTCGGTGCTGATCGAGCAGGCCGTGCGCGCGCCCAACCGCGTGCCCCAGGGCAACCGCGGCTACCTCGGCGCGCCCGGCGACCTGTTTCGCACCACCACGGGCTGGCTGGTGGTGCAGTCGGTCGGGCAGGCCATGTTTGACCGCTGGTGCGCGATGGTGGGCCGGCCCGAGCTGGCCACCGAAGCGCGCTACGCGAGCGACGCGCTGCGCGGCCGGCACAGCGCCGAGATCAGCGCCATCATGGGCGCATGGTGCGCCAGCCGAACGCGCGACGAGGTGCTGGCCGCGCTGGCCCGCGCCAGAATCCCGGCCGGGCCGGTCTACAGCCCGCAGGAGGCGCTGGACGACCCGCACGTGCAGGCCACGGGCCTGTTGCCTCAGCGGCCCTTTGGCGGCATGGCGGGCACCTACCCGCTGGCGCCGCATCCGGTGGATCTGTCGGCCACGCCGGCCGGGTTCCACCGCCCCGCGCCACAGCTGGGCGAACATACCGACGAGATTCTGGCGGCGCTGGGCCACAGCGCCGCGGCCATCCGCGGCCTGCGCGAGCGCGGCGTGGTCTGA
- the ppk2 gene encoding polyphosphate kinase 2, with protein MTARDDELLARIHRDLIDSFDEELEMEREDRTADELAGGSLEAGHRAERQRYFRELFRLQAELVKLQDWVVHTGHKVVIVFEGRDAAGKGGVIKRITQRLNPRVARVAALPAPNDRERTQWYFQRYVSHLPAAGEMVLFDRSWYNRAGVERVMGFCTDEQYEEFFRSVPEFEKMLVRSGIQLIKYWFSISDEEQHLRFLGRIHDPLKQWKLSPMDLESRRRWEEYTRAKEVMLERTHTPDAPWWVVQADDKKKARLNCIHHLLQQMPYSETERPAVVLPERERHDDYARRPVPQELVVPEVY; from the coding sequence GTGACCGCACGCGACGACGAACTGCTGGCCCGCATCCACCGCGACCTGATCGACAGCTTTGACGAAGAGCTGGAAATGGAGCGCGAGGACCGCACCGCCGACGAGCTGGCCGGCGGCTCGCTGGAGGCCGGTCACCGCGCCGAGCGCCAGCGCTATTTCCGCGAGCTGTTCCGCCTGCAGGCCGAGCTGGTCAAGCTGCAGGACTGGGTGGTGCACACCGGCCACAAGGTGGTGATTGTGTTCGAGGGACGCGACGCCGCGGGCAAGGGCGGCGTGATCAAGCGCATCACCCAGCGGCTGAACCCGCGCGTGGCCCGGGTGGCCGCGCTGCCCGCGCCCAATGACCGTGAGCGCACGCAGTGGTACTTCCAGCGCTATGTGTCGCACCTGCCGGCGGCCGGCGAGATGGTGCTGTTTGACCGCAGCTGGTACAACCGCGCCGGCGTGGAGCGGGTGATGGGCTTTTGCACCGACGAGCAGTACGAGGAGTTCTTCCGCAGCGTGCCCGAATTCGAGAAGATGCTGGTGCGCTCGGGCATCCAGCTCATCAAGTACTGGTTCTCCATCTCGGACGAAGAGCAGCACCTGCGCTTCCTGGGCCGCATCCATGACCCGCTCAAGCAGTGGAAGCTCAGCCCCATGGACCTGGAGTCACGCCGGCGCTGGGAGGAATACACCCGCGCCAAGGAAGTGATGCTGGAGCGCACCCACACCCCCGACGCGCCCTGGTGGGTGGTGCAGGCGGACGACAAGAAGAAGGCCCGGCTGAACTGCATCCACCACCTGCTGCAGCAGATGCCCTACAGCGAAACCGAGCGCCCGGCGGTGGTGCTGCCCGAGCGCGAGCGCCACGATGACTACGCCCGCCGGCCCGTGCCGCAGGAGCTGGTGGTGCCCGAGGTCTACTGA